The following coding sequences are from one Bifidobacterium sp. window:
- the aspS gene encoding aspartate--tRNA ligase: protein MSHSAYRTHYATELSEAEIGNTVTVSGWVDRRRDHGGVAFIDLRDMTGLVQVVIYDEEIARPLRSEYVVQVEGEVRARPEGNENTHLATGKVEIVAQKVTILSKSEALPFQVSTALENESENKLPGEDVRLRYRYLDLRRPSMQRSIRLRAKMSKAARAALDDMDFCEIETPTLIKSTPEGARDFLVPARLVPGSWYALPQSPQLLKQLLMVGGIEKYYQIARCYRDEDFRADRQPEFTQLDIEMSYASQDDVMAMAEKVIASVWQSAGYEVKLPLPRITWHDAMDKYGSDKPDLRFGNQIVELTDYFKDTPFRVFQAPYVGAVVYSGGASLPRRQFDAWQEWAKQRGAKGLAYVQFTEDGELKGPVAKNLSDAEREGLKAATHAQNGDAVFFAAGARESSQLLLGAVRVEIASRQGLLKSDEFALTWVVDFPLFKPTDDPDDDDVAVGHSKWTSMHHPFTMPSADWVDRFDQDPEHAMSDSYDIVCNGEEMGGGSVRIHRDDIQDRVLKVLGIAPEEAKEKFGFLLEAFKYGAPPHAGIAFGWDRTAQILAGVDSIRDVIAFPKSGGGQDALTGAPAPISEDQRKETGVDYDPEEDAE from the coding sequence ATGAGCCACTCGGCTTATAGAACGCATTACGCCACAGAGCTTAGTGAGGCCGAAATCGGCAACACTGTCACCGTTTCAGGTTGGGTAGACCGTCGACGTGATCACGGTGGCGTTGCCTTCATTGATTTGCGTGATATGACTGGTCTCGTTCAGGTGGTGATTTATGACGAGGAGATTGCTCGCCCTCTGCGCAGCGAGTATGTAGTACAGGTTGAGGGCGAGGTCCGCGCTCGCCCTGAAGGGAACGAAAACACCCACCTGGCGACCGGCAAGGTGGAGATTGTTGCCCAGAAAGTCACTATTCTTTCTAAGTCTGAGGCTTTGCCATTCCAAGTTTCAACGGCTTTGGAGAATGAGTCAGAGAATAAACTTCCTGGCGAAGATGTGCGTCTGCGCTATCGCTATCTGGATTTACGTCGTCCATCAATGCAACGTTCGATTCGATTGCGAGCCAAAATGTCGAAGGCTGCACGAGCAGCTCTTGACGATATGGACTTCTGCGAAATTGAAACTCCAACGTTGATCAAGTCCACGCCAGAAGGAGCCCGAGACTTCCTGGTTCCAGCACGCTTGGTGCCCGGTTCTTGGTATGCCTTGCCACAGTCTCCACAGTTGCTCAAGCAGCTGCTCATGGTGGGCGGTATTGAAAAGTACTATCAGATTGCTCGTTGCTATCGTGATGAAGACTTCCGCGCAGATCGCCAGCCAGAATTCACTCAGCTCGATATTGAGATGAGTTATGCTTCGCAGGACGATGTGATGGCTATGGCAGAGAAGGTCATCGCTTCAGTATGGCAGTCCGCAGGCTACGAAGTGAAGCTGCCATTGCCACGCATTACATGGCATGATGCAATGGACAAGTATGGTTCCGACAAGCCTGATTTACGTTTCGGCAATCAGATTGTGGAGCTGACCGACTATTTTAAGGACACCCCCTTCAGAGTGTTCCAAGCTCCGTATGTTGGCGCCGTGGTCTATAGCGGTGGCGCTTCTTTACCTCGTCGTCAATTTGACGCCTGGCAGGAATGGGCAAAACAGCGCGGTGCTAAAGGCCTAGCATATGTGCAGTTCACCGAAGATGGTGAGCTCAAAGGGCCAGTGGCTAAGAACCTTTCAGATGCTGAGCGTGAAGGCCTTAAAGCTGCAACGCATGCTCAAAACGGAGATGCAGTATTCTTCGCTGCTGGTGCACGTGAATCTTCGCAGCTGCTGCTCGGTGCGGTACGCGTAGAGATTGCCAGCAGACAAGGTTTGCTGAAATCTGATGAGTTCGCACTGACTTGGGTAGTTGACTTCCCACTATTCAAGCCCACCGATGACCCTGATGACGATGATGTGGCTGTCGGACATTCCAAGTGGACTTCAATGCATCACCCCTTCACCATGCCAAGTGCCGACTGGGTTGATCGTTTTGATCAAGATCCTGAGCACGCTATGAGCGACTCGTATGACATCGTGTGTAATGGTGAAGAAATGGGCGGTGGTTCTGTCCGTATTCACCGCGACGATATTCAAGATCGTGTGCTTAAAGTACTTGGTATTGCACCTGAAGAAGCCAAGGAAAAGTTCGGCTTCCTGCTCGAGGCATTCAAGTATGGTGCTCCTCCTCACGCAGGTATTGCTTTCGGTTGGGATAGAACTGCTCAGATACTTGCAGGTGTAGATTCCATCAGAGATGTTATTGCCTTCCCGAAGTCGGGTGGTGGTCAAGATGCTTTGACTGGTGCTCCAGCACCGATTTCGGAAGATCAACGTAAAGAAACGGGCGTTGATTACGATCCGGAGGAAGACGCCGAGTAA
- the sepH gene encoding septation protein SepH encodes MRHNSKEQHAEEVGKQMPEEPIRVAHFDHVTDEGDLVFVFDHRHFAVRIDDTLERGLMEAKQIRAEAQGIVQPQASSALPISSIQSYIRAGMDTARVAQQFSVNEAIVRRFSAPVETEKKYAIEQFLSVSAPKKSKARNNGELIEASLRNARISPASIAWNATRRNHEPWHIHAKFEAAGRMVKADWTWDMHDNSVSALNSTAKRLLGESDTRHDILPTSMRQALNGRGPTPYEWMDDEISGDEANESEIPPVVQEHRPAIATPLAPHAASEQTPSIPVPTPNGNARNSAKDSSKTSSNKQVSAHNAGVAAADTSNSASQHNSKANNSGEFTGWLYGKSRQQDASDSQPSVAAITPSVSTEQFKEVSEDGDTARRDSKGSAKSNEQNVTNRKSGRSAVPSWDEILFGD; translated from the coding sequence ATGAGGCACAATAGTAAAGAACAACATGCGGAGGAAGTTGGTAAGCAGATGCCTGAAGAACCCATAAGGGTGGCCCATTTCGACCATGTCACTGACGAGGGCGATTTGGTATTCGTGTTCGATCATCGCCATTTCGCTGTGCGCATTGACGACACTCTCGAACGTGGTCTTATGGAAGCCAAACAGATTAGAGCAGAAGCCCAAGGTATAGTGCAGCCACAGGCCTCCTCAGCACTACCAATATCTTCGATTCAGTCGTATATCCGTGCTGGCATGGATACCGCGCGAGTGGCGCAACAATTCTCGGTGAACGAAGCGATAGTGAGACGTTTCTCCGCACCAGTTGAAACAGAAAAAAAATATGCAATAGAGCAATTTCTGAGCGTGTCTGCGCCTAAAAAATCCAAAGCCAGAAACAACGGCGAGCTAATCGAGGCTTCACTTCGTAATGCTCGCATCAGTCCTGCCAGTATCGCTTGGAATGCGACACGCCGAAATCACGAACCGTGGCACATTCATGCAAAATTTGAAGCCGCCGGACGCATGGTCAAAGCTGATTGGACGTGGGATATGCATGACAACAGCGTCAGTGCTTTGAACTCGACAGCTAAGCGTCTACTCGGTGAAAGTGACACGCGTCACGACATCCTCCCGACTTCAATGCGACAAGCACTTAATGGCAGAGGACCTACCCCATATGAGTGGATGGACGATGAGATATCCGGTGATGAGGCAAATGAAAGTGAAATTCCACCGGTAGTTCAAGAACATCGTCCGGCCATAGCGACTCCCCTAGCTCCCCATGCTGCGTCTGAGCAAACACCATCTATACCTGTTCCGACACCTAATGGAAATGCACGCAATTCAGCAAAAGATAGCAGCAAAACGTCGTCAAATAAGCAAGTATCAGCTCATAATGCAGGTGTCGCAGCAGCCGATACTTCCAACTCAGCTTCACAGCACAACTCGAAGGCTAATAACTCAGGTGAGTTCACTGGTTGGCTATATGGCAAATCTCGACAACAGGACGCTTCTGATAGTCAACCATCTGTCGCCGCTATAACGCCCTCAGTATCAACTGAACAATTCAAAGAAGTCTCTGAGGATGGGGACACTGCGCGGCGTGATAGTAAAGGCAGTGCCAAGAGTAACGAGCAGAATGTCACAAACCGCAAGTCAGGACGCTCTGCAGTACCAAGTTGGGATGAAATTCTCTTTGGAGACTAA
- a CDS encoding alkaline phosphatase family protein: MSIEIPDTNALLHRAELAQYGDSIPPLCADGFRRGGAFHLSSVLPALSAAIGCPVATAVHHDPKALQRALGIPDCTSAIVVLVDGMGFWNLNIRLGHVPYMRSLMEDSVNQRPISTCFPSTTVAAMGTFGTGTCPGLTGMTGYTQRNSETGELSQLIQFKNAPEPHDLQRQPTIFESLTSQGVRATSCGMAKFANSPLTQAALRGSHYVSGTNAQSRVLAACKAAKTPGLTYLYIRDADKIGHNYGWNSDEWIGAFEGIDSQLAMLRRCAPAGTLMVIVADHGMISAQPQERRDIAGDEALLQDVVLVGGEPRTPMLYTQKESEVEGVVDRWQQHLSTHAQVWARDEAIKEGLFGIVDDRVTKMLGNVIVSTSSATTIVDSRTQSDKATRLPSVHGSQSFMEMDIPCLIDVA; encoded by the coding sequence ATGAGTATTGAGATTCCAGACACAAATGCCTTGTTGCATAGGGCTGAGCTAGCACAGTATGGTGACTCAATCCCGCCTCTGTGCGCTGATGGTTTTCGAAGAGGTGGCGCGTTCCATCTTTCTTCAGTGCTACCAGCACTAAGCGCTGCAATTGGGTGCCCTGTTGCGACTGCGGTGCATCATGACCCGAAGGCTTTGCAACGGGCCCTCGGCATCCCAGATTGTACTTCTGCAATTGTGGTGTTGGTTGATGGAATGGGATTTTGGAATCTCAACATTCGACTCGGGCATGTTCCGTACATGCGTTCATTGATGGAAGACAGTGTTAACCAACGTCCCATAAGTACGTGCTTTCCCAGTACCACGGTGGCAGCAATGGGGACTTTTGGCACAGGAACGTGCCCGGGGCTAACGGGTATGACAGGGTACACACAGCGAAATAGTGAGACAGGGGAATTGAGCCAGCTTATCCAATTCAAGAATGCCCCTGAACCACACGATTTACAGCGTCAGCCGACCATATTTGAATCGTTGACTTCACAGGGCGTGCGAGCTACAAGCTGTGGTATGGCAAAATTTGCGAATTCTCCCTTAACTCAAGCCGCTCTGAGGGGTTCTCACTATGTTTCTGGGACAAATGCACAGAGTCGGGTTTTGGCGGCGTGTAAGGCGGCAAAAACACCTGGATTGACCTATCTCTATATTCGTGATGCAGACAAAATCGGTCACAACTACGGTTGGAACTCTGATGAGTGGATTGGAGCCTTTGAAGGTATCGACTCCCAGTTGGCCATGTTGAGGCGTTGCGCACCGGCGGGAACGCTGATGGTGATTGTTGCAGATCATGGCATGATCTCTGCCCAGCCACAGGAACGTCGAGATATTGCTGGCGATGAAGCCTTGTTACAAGATGTAGTGCTCGTTGGTGGTGAACCTCGTACCCCTATGCTCTATACACAGAAGGAAAGTGAAGTTGAAGGTGTGGTCGACAGATGGCAACAACACCTGTCGACTCACGCACAAGTATGGGCGAGAGATGAGGCAATCAAAGAAGGTTTGTTCGGTATAGTCGATGATCGTGTTACCAAGATGCTTGGGAACGTCATCGTGAGCACATCAAGCGCGACAACGATTGTGGATAGTCGTACTCAAAGTGATAAAGCCACGCGATTACCAAGCGTTCACGGTTCTCAGAGCTTTATGGAGATGGATATTCCCTGTTTGATTGATGTTGCCTGA
- a CDS encoding RelA/SpoT family protein → MVTHKGVDMAGGEMVGSDEVRQPEGKISSDTVQGLSSRALGCEISTDPTNPLEPIRQMCELHHPDEDMAVLSRAYERAVVQHREQRRKSGEPYIIHPLAVSQILADLGMGPTVVAAGLLHDTVEDTDYTLEECRDEFGETIAGLVDGVTKLSKMEYGDSAQAETIRKMVVAMSRDVRVLVVKLADRVHNARTWRYVKASSAQRKARETLDVYAPLANRLGMNAIKTELEELSFKVLYPKIYNEIVVLVARRAGQRDVYLKQILAEINDDLTSQGIEAFVSGRPKDYFSIYQKMIVRGHDFANIYDLVGVRVVVDSIQDCYAALGAVHARWNPVPGRFKDYIAMPKLNMYQSLHTTVVGPGGKPVEIQIRTWDMHRRAEFGIAAHWKYKENGKAGRVLSAPDNTDRQREQNEVSELSEADNLKWIQQLADWTSETPDSSEFLGSLKEDLGSSEVYVFTPKGKIVSLPAAATPVDFAYAVHTEVGHRTMGARVNGRLVPLDTTLENGDTVEILTSKSDNDGPSHDWLSFVKSPKARNKIRQWFSKERRSEAIDEGKDELTRAMRKKNLPVAALLTPEALVGIAQELNFPNTESVYAAVGEGQVSTQNVISRLVKDAGPAEVDDEVEQESLPLRQLEQTSGTGSSQGVSVKGVGDIWVKLARCCTPVPGDPIVGFITRNQGVSVHRADCQNLLDLQERQPERIVEVSWTSTKGTFMVKIQVEALDRPHLLSDVTRVLADHGVNILSGSQATGRDRVATSQFVFEMADPQHLNSLLTGVRRIDGVFDVYRLTGAKDSAEPRLRHMQSH, encoded by the coding sequence ATGGTTACGCACAAGGGTGTAGATATGGCAGGAGGAGAGATGGTCGGTAGCGACGAGGTCAGGCAACCCGAGGGCAAAATATCCTCGGATACTGTGCAGGGGCTCTCTTCGCGTGCGCTCGGATGCGAAATTAGCACCGACCCCACGAATCCATTAGAGCCTATACGCCAAATGTGCGAGCTTCACCATCCAGATGAAGATATGGCAGTTTTGAGCCGTGCGTATGAACGTGCTGTGGTGCAGCATCGTGAACAACGCAGGAAATCAGGAGAGCCATACATCATCCACCCACTTGCAGTCTCTCAAATTCTTGCAGATTTGGGTATGGGGCCAACTGTGGTTGCTGCAGGACTGCTGCATGACACCGTTGAAGACACCGATTACACGCTTGAAGAGTGTCGGGATGAATTTGGTGAGACCATCGCTGGCTTGGTAGACGGTGTGACCAAGCTTAGCAAAATGGAATACGGGGACTCGGCACAGGCGGAAACCATTCGTAAGATGGTAGTAGCAATGAGTCGCGATGTGCGTGTTCTGGTGGTGAAACTTGCTGATCGTGTCCATAATGCACGTACGTGGCGCTACGTTAAAGCAAGCAGTGCACAGCGTAAAGCGCGTGAAACTCTTGACGTTTATGCTCCTTTGGCAAACCGATTGGGCATGAACGCGATTAAAACTGAACTTGAAGAGTTGAGTTTTAAGGTGCTATACCCGAAGATTTACAACGAAATTGTGGTGCTGGTAGCAAGAAGAGCTGGTCAGCGTGATGTGTATCTCAAGCAAATTCTGGCCGAAATCAATGACGATTTAACCAGCCAAGGTATTGAGGCTTTCGTCAGTGGAAGGCCTAAGGACTATTTCAGCATTTATCAGAAGATGATCGTTCGTGGACATGATTTTGCAAATATCTACGACTTGGTCGGGGTGCGTGTCGTCGTTGATTCCATTCAGGACTGCTATGCCGCACTCGGAGCGGTTCATGCACGTTGGAACCCTGTTCCAGGGCGGTTCAAAGACTATATAGCCATGCCGAAGTTGAACATGTACCAGTCGTTGCACACCACTGTGGTGGGCCCAGGCGGTAAGCCTGTAGAGATTCAGATTCGTACGTGGGATATGCATAGACGTGCCGAATTCGGCATAGCAGCACACTGGAAGTATAAGGAGAACGGCAAAGCTGGGCGCGTTCTTTCTGCACCAGACAATACAGACCGTCAGCGTGAGCAAAATGAGGTTTCCGAACTCTCGGAAGCAGACAATCTCAAGTGGATTCAGCAGCTTGCTGATTGGACGAGCGAGACCCCAGATTCTAGTGAATTCTTAGGTTCTTTAAAAGAAGATCTTGGATCTTCCGAAGTCTATGTGTTTACCCCGAAGGGCAAAATTGTCTCCTTGCCAGCTGCAGCAACGCCAGTTGACTTCGCATACGCTGTGCACACAGAGGTTGGCCATCGCACGATGGGCGCAAGGGTTAATGGGCGCTTAGTTCCCTTAGACACCACCCTTGAGAATGGTGACACTGTCGAAATTTTGACCAGTAAGTCAGATAATGATGGGCCGTCACACGATTGGCTGAGCTTTGTGAAGAGCCCGAAAGCTCGCAACAAAATTCGACAGTGGTTCAGCAAGGAACGTCGTTCTGAAGCCATTGATGAGGGCAAAGACGAGCTGACCAGAGCAATGCGCAAGAAGAATCTGCCTGTTGCTGCACTGCTCACACCAGAAGCATTGGTTGGAATTGCACAGGAGTTGAATTTCCCTAACACCGAAAGTGTTTACGCAGCTGTCGGTGAAGGACAAGTCTCAACACAGAATGTCATTTCACGACTAGTCAAAGATGCTGGCCCTGCGGAAGTTGACGATGAGGTCGAGCAAGAGTCTTTGCCACTGCGGCAGTTGGAGCAAACTTCAGGAACTGGTAGCTCGCAAGGTGTGTCAGTGAAAGGTGTTGGGGATATCTGGGTGAAGCTTGCCAGATGTTGCACACCCGTACCGGGGGATCCAATCGTTGGTTTCATTACTAGAAATCAAGGTGTTTCAGTACATCGTGCAGATTGTCAGAATTTGCTGGATCTTCAAGAACGTCAGCCAGAACGCATTGTTGAAGTTTCTTGGACAAGCACCAAGGGCACGTTCATGGTTAAAATTCAGGTCGAAGCTTTGGACCGTCCGCATCTGCTATCTGATGTTACTAGAGTGTTGGCAGATCACGGAGTGAATATTCTCTCTGGAAGTCAAGCTACGGGACGTGACAGGGTAGCCACAAGTCAATTCGTTTTTGAAATGGCTGATCCGCAGCATTTGAACTCCTTGCTCACCGGAGTACGCCGTATTGATGGTGTTTTCGATGTGTACCGTCTCACTGGTGCCAAAGATTCTGCAGAACCACGCCTCCGCCACATGCAGTCTCACTGA
- a CDS encoding DUF4193 domain-containing protein, with protein MAQDYDSPRNKDEDEESLQALGKGTPSTSSDIDDDENAIAEDYELPGADLSNEDSSVTVIPMQGDEFICSVCFLVKHRSQLAYMSEDGQPVCKECAA; from the coding sequence ATGGCTCAGGATTATGATTCCCCGCGAAACAAAGACGAGGATGAGGAATCGCTGCAAGCTCTCGGCAAGGGCACACCGAGCACATCCAGCGACATTGATGATGACGAGAATGCGATTGCCGAAGATTATGAGCTTCCAGGTGCTGATCTCAGCAACGAGGATTCTTCAGTCACCGTGATTCCTATGCAGGGCGACGAGTTCATCTGCTCGGTTTGCTTCTTGGTGAAGCATCGCAGCCAGTTGGCATACATGAGCGAAGATGGTCAGCCTGTATGCAAGGAGTGCGCTGCCTAA
- the hisS gene encoding histidine--tRNA ligase, translating into MAKGASLSGFPEWLPSERAVEQRVIDTVRKVFELNGFLGIETRAVEQGSSLLKKGETSKEIYLLSRLQEVGSESDTPVEDRLGLHFDLTVPLSRYVVENSGALTFPFKRWQIQKVWRGERPQEGRFREFVQADIDVVGNGDLPEHYEVELPLVMVSVMEELRAFGMPKATVHANNRKLSEGFYRGLGLTDIEGVLREVDKLDKIGAEEVTKLLVQECGADQSQAEACLALADLTADDGSSLRLGFETLCERYNINHDTEAYTLASEGLATLAMIVDEAAKIRPGAVIADLKIARGLDYYTGSVYETFLDGAPALGSVCSGGRYDNLATQGKKRYPGVGLSIGLSRLVSYMLHSAGAKPSRVSPAAVLVAVWDEESRSVSNGIAAQLRKRGIAADVSPSAAKLGKQIRYADHLGIPYVWFPANSGDSPEDSKGEQVKNILTGEQQNADCLSWMPDTVYAQQSVQIEDKAQA; encoded by the coding sequence GTGGCTAAAGGTGCATCATTATCAGGATTTCCAGAATGGCTCCCCTCCGAACGAGCGGTCGAGCAACGCGTTATTGATACCGTACGAAAGGTTTTCGAACTCAACGGATTCCTTGGAATCGAGACGCGAGCAGTCGAGCAGGGCTCTAGTCTGCTCAAAAAGGGTGAGACCAGCAAGGAGATTTATTTGCTCAGTCGACTTCAAGAAGTCGGCTCAGAAAGCGACACGCCGGTGGAAGATCGCTTGGGTCTGCATTTCGATTTAACGGTTCCGTTGAGTAGATATGTAGTGGAGAATTCAGGTGCTTTGACCTTCCCCTTTAAGCGGTGGCAGATCCAAAAGGTGTGGAGAGGTGAGCGTCCACAAGAGGGACGTTTCCGTGAATTCGTACAGGCAGACATCGATGTTGTCGGCAACGGCGATTTGCCTGAGCATTATGAAGTGGAATTACCTCTGGTAATGGTTTCCGTAATGGAGGAGCTGCGCGCCTTCGGTATGCCTAAAGCAACGGTGCATGCCAACAATCGAAAACTGTCAGAAGGCTTTTACCGTGGACTCGGTTTGACTGACATTGAAGGTGTGTTGCGTGAAGTTGATAAGCTCGACAAAATCGGTGCCGAAGAAGTGACCAAGTTACTCGTCCAAGAATGTGGTGCCGATCAGTCTCAGGCCGAGGCATGTCTTGCTCTGGCAGATCTCACTGCTGACGATGGTTCCAGTTTGAGATTGGGATTCGAGACATTATGCGAGCGCTACAACATCAATCACGACACTGAAGCTTATACGCTGGCGAGTGAAGGGCTTGCCACCTTGGCGATGATTGTTGACGAAGCTGCCAAAATTCGACCTGGCGCTGTAATAGCAGATTTGAAAATCGCTCGCGGACTCGACTACTACACAGGTTCTGTTTATGAGACCTTCCTTGATGGTGCTCCAGCTCTGGGTTCTGTCTGCTCAGGAGGGCGCTACGACAACTTGGCTACCCAAGGCAAGAAGAGATATCCAGGAGTCGGATTGTCAATTGGCTTGTCGCGTCTGGTGTCGTACATGTTGCACAGTGCTGGTGCCAAGCCTTCTCGTGTGTCGCCAGCAGCTGTGCTTGTGGCGGTTTGGGATGAGGAGTCTCGCTCGGTGAGCAATGGCATTGCTGCGCAATTGCGTAAGAGAGGAATTGCGGCTGATGTGTCACCAAGCGCAGCAAAACTCGGTAAACAGATTCGCTATGCCGATCATCTGGGCATTCCCTATGTGTGGTTCCCTGCTAATAGCGGTGACAGCCCAGAGGACAGCAAAGGTGAGCAAGTGAAGAACATTCTCACAGGTGAACAGCAGAACGCTGATTGTCTGTCTTGGATGCCGGATACCGTGTATGCCCAGCAAAGCGTGCAGATTGAGGACAAGGCGCAAGCCTGA
- a CDS encoding DUF349 domain-containing protein, translating to MADETATTPENTESAQGQTVSPDNEGANAQTATVTSSPAPKPGASSPKPRIPSPSALAKKTPQVAAPVQHSAYSQDEVDAAKTFGRVDDQGNVFVNDNGTERIVGQFPNAQGTEALDLYAHRYLDLKAKFDLFEARLKSSEIKSHEIDESLKSLKEESKEPQVVGDIAALTSALENLQQQATEKKQALTAARKEAMSKAVAERTVIVEKAENLAASLGDNTNWRSTADKFRSLFDQWQEHQRTSVRIDKTEADAMWKRFSSARTEFNQARRKWAQSRDAEQSKAKQLKEEIIKEAESLQGSTDWGATSHEFNALMDRWKQAGRAGRNEDDALWTRFRAAADTFFNARQADRDEMSSTEKDNLVKKEALLLKAEALLPVKDEESVKKARQSLAKIQEDWDLIGYVPREDVHRIESRLDKVDKQIKSVEDAAWKQSDPEADARKSSFEIQLTGQLADLSAQIEAESDPKKRKSLEAEKAAKEQWLKVIK from the coding sequence ATGGCCGACGAGACTGCCACAACACCCGAGAACACCGAATCCGCTCAAGGGCAGACCGTTTCGCCTGATAACGAGGGCGCTAACGCCCAGACTGCAACGGTGACCTCATCACCGGCGCCCAAGCCTGGTGCATCTAGCCCGAAACCACGCATTCCCTCGCCTTCAGCGCTTGCTAAGAAAACCCCACAGGTTGCAGCCCCCGTGCAGCACAGTGCATATTCGCAAGACGAAGTTGATGCCGCAAAAACGTTCGGCAGAGTTGATGACCAGGGCAATGTATTTGTCAACGACAATGGTACTGAGCGCATCGTAGGTCAATTCCCAAATGCACAAGGCACCGAAGCTCTTGATTTGTATGCTCACCGTTATCTTGATTTGAAAGCTAAGTTTGACCTCTTCGAAGCACGCTTGAAGAGCAGCGAAATCAAATCTCATGAAATTGATGAATCTCTTAAAAGTTTGAAGGAGGAAAGCAAGGAGCCACAAGTTGTTGGTGATATTGCTGCCCTCACATCTGCTCTTGAAAATCTACAACAGCAAGCTACTGAAAAGAAGCAAGCACTCACTGCTGCCAGAAAAGAGGCCATGTCGAAGGCCGTAGCAGAGCGCACAGTAATCGTGGAAAAAGCAGAAAACCTAGCAGCTTCACTCGGCGATAACACCAATTGGCGCTCTACTGCAGATAAGTTCCGCTCACTCTTCGACCAGTGGCAAGAACATCAACGCACCTCAGTACGTATCGATAAAACCGAGGCTGATGCCATGTGGAAGCGGTTCTCTTCTGCACGTACAGAATTTAACCAAGCCAGAAGGAAGTGGGCTCAAAGCAGAGACGCGGAGCAATCCAAGGCGAAGCAGCTTAAAGAAGAGATCATCAAGGAAGCGGAATCTCTTCAAGGATCCACTGACTGGGGCGCCACCTCTCATGAGTTCAACGCATTGATGGACCGCTGGAAGCAAGCAGGCAGAGCGGGACGCAATGAAGATGATGCTCTTTGGACTCGTTTCCGTGCAGCTGCGGATACCTTCTTCAACGCGCGTCAGGCTGATCGTGATGAAATGTCCAGCACTGAGAAAGATAACTTGGTCAAGAAAGAAGCCTTGCTGCTCAAAGCTGAGGCTTTGCTGCCTGTGAAGGACGAAGAATCTGTAAAGAAGGCACGCCAGTCACTAGCAAAGATTCAAGAAGACTGGGATTTGATTGGCTATGTTCCCCGCGAAGATGTGCATCGCATCGAAAGTCGTTTGGATAAAGTTGATAAGCAGATTAAATCAGTAGAAGATGCTGCTTGGAAACAATCCGATCCAGAAGCTGACGCTCGTAAGTCGAGCTTTGAAATACAGCTGACTGGCCAACTTGCTGATTTGAGTGCCCAGATCGAGGCAGAAAGTGACCCGAAGAAACGCAAGTCACTCGAAGCTGAAAAAGCGGCCAAGGAACAGTGGCTCAAAGTTATTAAGTAA
- the dut gene encoding dUTP diphosphatase: MAYDEDYDEAENVEVLVKSLKGDQSTQLWYVHDGDAGADLRTTEDFTLRPFERVLVPTGVAIALPSGFVALVHPRSGLAVRQGVTVLNAPGTIDAGYRGEIKVPLINLDPQQTATFSAGDRIAQLVIQRYVKARFVSAEKLPGSDRAEHGFGSTGVSS; this comes from the coding sequence ATGGCATATGACGAGGACTACGACGAAGCAGAAAACGTTGAGGTGCTGGTCAAGTCTCTGAAAGGAGATCAAAGCACTCAGTTATGGTACGTGCATGACGGTGACGCCGGAGCAGATTTGCGCACCACTGAAGATTTCACTTTGAGACCGTTTGAGCGTGTCCTCGTACCAACTGGTGTAGCTATTGCATTGCCATCAGGCTTTGTTGCTTTAGTGCACCCTCGTTCTGGTCTAGCAGTTCGTCAGGGAGTGACTGTGCTGAATGCTCCTGGCACCATTGATGCTGGGTATCGCGGTGAGATTAAGGTTCCGCTAATTAACCTTGATCCACAACAGACAGCCACATTTTCAGCTGGTGACAGGATTGCGCAGCTAGTAATTCAACGCTATGTGAAGGCACGTTTTGTCAGCGCTGAAAAGCTTCCTGGATCAGATCGAGCAGAACATGGCTTCGGCTCAACAGGAGTGTCTTCCTGA